A window from Mycolicibacterium tokaiense encodes these proteins:
- a CDS encoding PPOX class F420-dependent oxidoreductase: MADNPRRDTFADIAQAKYLLLTTFTKDGRPKPTAVWGVPQGDKLLIITDDGSWKTKRINNTPRVTIQKCGVLGRPKGEPMEAVARNLPKSEARRVFNLVTRRYWWHSWWWIPQALVRGGIDKVHSAIEVEAAPVPAGNP; encoded by the coding sequence ATGGCGGACAACCCCAGGCGTGACACCTTCGCGGACATCGCCCAGGCCAAGTACCTGCTGCTGACGACGTTCACGAAGGACGGCAGGCCCAAGCCCACCGCCGTGTGGGGGGTTCCGCAGGGGGACAAGCTGCTGATCATCACCGACGACGGGTCGTGGAAGACCAAGCGGATCAACAACACCCCGCGGGTCACCATCCAGAAGTGCGGCGTACTCGGCAGACCCAAGGGCGAGCCGATGGAGGCCGTCGCGCGCAACCTGCCGAAGTCCGAGGCGCGGCGGGTGTTCAACCTGGTCACCCGCCGATACTGGTGGCACAGCTGGTGGTGGATCCCGCAGGCGCTGGTGCGCGGCGGCATCGACAAGGTGCACAGCGCCATCGAGGTGGAAGCGGCGCCGGTCCCGGCGGGGAACCCCTGA
- a CDS encoding amidohydrolase, translating into MTQLLLNGRIHSPTHPDATALAVRGDTIAWLGSDAVAREQFPDADVVDLAGAFVAPAFVDSHVHVTSTGLLLTGLDLRAATSAEHCLALLAAYAAAHPDGMVWGHGWDDSAWPAPPSTADVDAAVGARPAYLSRVDVHSALASTALRAQLPELSAADGYDPTGPLRADAHHAVRTRARTLLSDTQQRDARTAALDAFAAAGVVAVHECAGPQIGGLDDWLALHATDHTVDVLGYWGEAVSSVDQARELMAHNGFRGLAGDLFIDGALGSRTAYLSAPYADADHCGRCYLDTDAVEAHLRVCTEAGITAGFHVIGNAAVALVVDALQRVVDALGVPAVARCGHRLEHLEMVTGEQAAKLGAWGVIASVQPNFDALWGGADGMYAQRLGRERALGLNPLAQLAAAGVPLAFGSDSPVTGLDPWATVRAAIEHHTPGAAVSARSAFSAATRGGWRAGGVHDGVTGTLVAGAPASYAVWDAGDLEVAAPADSVARWSTDPRSRVPALPALTERSPRCVQTVHRGRVLFGGLGV; encoded by the coding sequence GTGACGCAGTTGCTGCTCAACGGGCGCATCCACAGCCCCACCCATCCCGACGCCACCGCACTCGCGGTCCGCGGTGACACCATCGCCTGGCTCGGCAGTGACGCTGTCGCCCGCGAGCAGTTCCCGGACGCCGACGTCGTGGACCTGGCCGGAGCCTTCGTCGCCCCGGCCTTCGTCGACAGCCATGTGCACGTGACCTCCACCGGGCTGCTGCTCACCGGCCTCGATCTGCGCGCCGCCACCTCTGCCGAGCACTGCCTGGCGCTGCTGGCCGCCTACGCCGCCGCCCACCCGGACGGTATGGTCTGGGGCCACGGCTGGGACGACTCTGCCTGGCCGGCCCCGCCGAGCACCGCCGACGTGGACGCCGCGGTGGGCGCCCGGCCGGCCTACCTCTCCCGGGTCGATGTGCACTCCGCGCTGGCGTCCACCGCGCTGCGCGCCCAGCTGCCCGAGCTCAGTGCCGCCGACGGCTACGACCCCACCGGGCCGCTGCGCGCCGACGCCCACCACGCCGTCCGTACCCGGGCGCGCACCCTGCTCAGCGATACCCAGCAGCGCGACGCCCGCACCGCTGCACTGGACGCCTTCGCCGCCGCCGGTGTGGTCGCCGTGCACGAGTGCGCAGGCCCGCAGATCGGTGGCCTCGACGACTGGCTCGCCCTGCATGCCACCGACCACACCGTCGACGTGCTGGGGTACTGGGGTGAGGCCGTCAGCTCGGTCGACCAGGCGCGGGAGCTGATGGCACACAACGGCTTTCGAGGCCTGGCCGGAGACCTGTTCATCGACGGCGCCCTGGGCTCGCGCACGGCCTACCTCTCGGCGCCCTACGCCGACGCCGACCACTGCGGGCGGTGTTATCTCGACACCGACGCCGTTGAGGCCCACCTGCGGGTGTGCACCGAAGCCGGCATCACCGCCGGCTTCCACGTCATCGGTAACGCCGCGGTTGCCCTCGTGGTGGACGCGTTGCAGAGGGTCGTCGACGCCCTGGGGGTGCCCGCCGTCGCGCGGTGCGGGCACCGCCTCGAGCATCTCGAGATGGTCACCGGCGAGCAGGCCGCCAAACTCGGCGCCTGGGGTGTCATCGCCAGCGTGCAACCCAACTTCGACGCCCTCTGGGGCGGGGCGGACGGGATGTACGCCCAGCGACTGGGCCGCGAGCGCGCGCTGGGCCTCAACCCGCTGGCGCAACTGGCCGCGGCGGGGGTACCGCTGGCGTTCGGCTCCGACAGCCCGGTGACCGGGTTGGACCCGTGGGCCACCGTGCGTGCGGCGATCGAGCACCACACCCCGGGCGCGGCGGTGTCGGCCCGGTCGGCGTTCTCGGCGGCCACCCGCGGTGGCTGGCGGGCGGGCGGGGTACACGACGGTGTCACCGGCACCCTGGTCGCCGGGGCACCCGCGTCGTACGCGGTCTGGGACGCCGGCGACCTCGAGGTGGCCGCCCCGGCCGACTCGGTGGCCCGGTGGTCCACCGATCCGCGCTCCCGCGTGCCCGCCCTGCCGGCGCTGACCGAGCGCTCGCCGCGCTGTGTGCAGACCGTCCACCGCGGCCGGGTGCTGTTCGGCGGCCTCGGTGTCTAG
- a CDS encoding PPOX class F420-dependent oxidoreductase, whose translation MPTFADVAKAEYILLTTFTKDGRPKPTAIWAAPSGDGLLVITQAKSWKVKRIRNTARVTIAVCDRRGNPKSEPVEAVAAILDPSRTAEVYDAIGKRYGLLGKTFNFFSKLRGGMKNNVGLEIKAVPDGGQPQA comes from the coding sequence ATGCCGACCTTCGCCGACGTCGCCAAAGCCGAGTACATCCTGCTGACCACGTTCACGAAGGACGGCAGGCCCAAGCCCACCGCCATCTGGGCCGCACCCTCGGGTGACGGCCTGCTGGTGATCACCCAGGCCAAGTCCTGGAAGGTCAAGCGCATCCGCAACACCGCGCGGGTCACCATCGCCGTCTGCGACCGCCGGGGCAACCCGAAGAGCGAACCCGTCGAGGCCGTCGCCGCCATTCTCGATCCGTCCCGCACCGCCGAGGTTTACGACGCCATCGGAAAGAGGTATGGACTGCTGGGCAAGACGTTCAACTTCTTCTCCAAGCTGCGCGGCGGGATGAAGAACAACGTGGGACTCGAGATCAAGGCGGTACCCGATGGCGGACAACCCCAGGCGTGA
- the lnt gene encoding apolipoprotein N-acyltransferase, which produces MSRVSGWLVPRAIRLSLAIVAGLALCASFPPLGWWWAAIVGLALLVVVLKDPATTAAGGLGYGALCGAAFYLPLLPWISGLVGAVPWVALSLMCALFPALFGWLAIWVRDLPGWPVWIAAVWMVAEWLKSVIPFGGFPWGVLGFSQTNGPLLPLTRLGGVPLVSFVVAVVAACLVAIGLEILSWWRQSAKDRPPAVVLPGLCIAAALLAIAVVHPGVRQSGAGSDADPAVTVAAIQGNVPRLGLDFNAQRRAVLDNHVRETMRLAQEVRAGRAPQPQFVVWPENSSDIDPLANADAGEQISLAAEAIGAPILVGSVVTKPGSTRDNPAALNTVIVWDPVNGPGERHDKKIIQPFGEYLPWRSFFAKLSSYADRAGYFVPGEGNGVVQAAGVPVGITTCWEVIFDRAAREAVLSGAQVLAVPTNNATFDQTMSEQQLAFSRARAVEHNRYVVVAATTGISAIIAPDGRELARTEWFQPGTLTMAIRLRTDLTPATRWGPLVQYALVALGVGAILAGAWRRVRHNRGLLRPTQGASELETRGAS; this is translated from the coding sequence GTGTCTAGGGTGTCGGGCTGGCTGGTGCCCCGCGCGATCCGGCTCAGCCTGGCCATCGTCGCCGGGCTGGCGTTGTGTGCGAGTTTCCCGCCGCTGGGCTGGTGGTGGGCCGCGATCGTCGGGCTCGCGCTGCTGGTGGTGGTGCTCAAGGACCCGGCCACCACCGCGGCCGGCGGACTGGGATATGGCGCGCTGTGCGGCGCCGCGTTCTACCTGCCGTTGCTGCCGTGGATCAGCGGCCTGGTGGGGGCGGTGCCCTGGGTGGCGCTGTCGCTGATGTGTGCACTGTTCCCGGCCCTGTTCGGCTGGCTGGCCATCTGGGTGCGGGACCTGCCCGGCTGGCCGGTGTGGATCGCGGCAGTGTGGATGGTGGCCGAGTGGCTGAAATCCGTCATCCCGTTCGGTGGATTTCCCTGGGGGGTACTCGGTTTCAGTCAGACCAACGGCCCGCTGCTGCCGCTGACCAGACTCGGCGGGGTGCCGCTGGTGTCGTTCGTGGTGGCGGTCGTCGCTGCCTGCCTGGTCGCCATCGGCCTGGAGATCCTCAGCTGGTGGCGCCAGTCGGCCAAGGACCGGCCACCCGCGGTGGTGCTGCCCGGACTGTGCATCGCGGCGGCGCTGTTGGCCATCGCGGTGGTGCACCCCGGCGTGCGGCAGTCCGGCGCCGGTTCCGACGCGGACCCGGCGGTGACCGTGGCCGCCATCCAGGGCAATGTGCCGCGACTGGGGCTGGACTTCAACGCCCAGCGTCGCGCGGTCCTGGACAACCACGTCAGGGAGACGATGCGGCTGGCCCAGGAGGTGCGGGCCGGCCGGGCGCCGCAACCGCAATTCGTGGTCTGGCCGGAGAACTCCTCGGATATCGATCCGTTGGCCAACGCCGACGCCGGTGAACAGATCTCGCTGGCGGCCGAGGCCATCGGCGCCCCCATCCTGGTCGGGTCGGTGGTGACCAAGCCCGGCAGCACCCGGGACAACCCGGCCGCGCTGAACACCGTCATCGTCTGGGACCCGGTGAACGGCCCGGGGGAGCGGCACGACAAGAAGATCATCCAGCCGTTCGGTGAGTACCTGCCCTGGCGCAGCTTCTTCGCCAAACTGTCGTCCTACGCCGACCGCGCCGGCTACTTCGTGCCCGGCGAGGGCAACGGGGTGGTGCAGGCCGCCGGCGTCCCCGTCGGCATCACCACGTGCTGGGAGGTGATCTTCGACCGCGCTGCCCGCGAGGCGGTGCTCTCCGGTGCTCAGGTGCTGGCCGTGCCCACCAACAACGCCACCTTCGACCAGACCATGAGCGAGCAGCAACTGGCGTTCTCGAGGGCCAGGGCGGTGGAGCACAACCGCTACGTCGTGGTGGCCGCCACCACCGGCATCTCGGCGATCATCGCGCCGGATGGCCGCGAACTGGCCCGCACCGAATGGTTCCAGCCGGGCACGCTCACCATGGCCATCCGGTTGCGCACCGACCTCACGCCCGCCACCCGGTGGGGTCCGCTGGTGCAATACGCGCTGGTGGCGCTCGGTGTGGGAGCAATCCTGGCAGGAGCATGGCGCAGAGTGCGGCACAATAGAGGGTTATTGCGCCCGACGCAGGGCGCCTCCGAGTTGGAAACCCGAGGAGCTTCATGA
- a CDS encoding helix-turn-helix domain-containing protein gives MGTTFVTGTPHSSLRGVVLRYEGFTDRSGRPMTFRELPCSYVPIIIDLATGWTVTHVDRPAVRLGSFIAGVTDSPVLVHHGGSADCLQVDLTPLGARRLFGIPMHELANQTVSIEDVLGVSGGRLVQQVGEAADWPERFGLVDAALQARLADSDDVDPAVSWSLERITSARIGDLAAELGWSHRRLITRYREAVGLPPKTVARIVRFEALTARLGAGPVDWAVLAADCGFFDQAHLAREVRSLTGQTPTELLVNFVQDAPVSSA, from the coding sequence GTGGGCACCACGTTCGTGACCGGCACCCCGCACTCGTCACTGCGGGGTGTGGTGCTGCGGTACGAGGGGTTCACCGATCGCAGCGGACGACCTATGACGTTCCGGGAGCTGCCCTGCAGTTATGTCCCGATCATCATCGATCTGGCCACCGGCTGGACGGTGACCCATGTCGACCGTCCCGCAGTGCGGCTGGGCTCGTTCATCGCCGGCGTCACCGACTCCCCGGTGCTGGTCCACCACGGCGGCAGTGCGGATTGCCTACAGGTGGATCTGACCCCGCTGGGAGCCCGGCGGCTGTTCGGGATCCCGATGCACGAGCTGGCCAACCAGACGGTGTCGATCGAGGACGTACTGGGTGTTTCCGGTGGCCGTCTGGTGCAGCAGGTGGGTGAGGCCGCGGACTGGCCGGAGCGTTTCGGGCTGGTGGACGCAGCGCTGCAGGCCCGGCTGGCGGACTCCGACGACGTGGATCCGGCGGTGTCGTGGTCGCTGGAGCGCATCACGTCGGCCCGGATCGGTGATCTGGCGGCCGAGTTGGGGTGGAGCCATCGCCGCCTGATCACCCGCTATCGCGAGGCGGTGGGGCTGCCGCCGAAGACGGTGGCCCGCATCGTCCGGTTCGAAGCGCTGACGGCCCGCCTAGGTGCGGGGCCGGTGGACTGGGCCGTCCTGGCCGCTGACTGCGGGTTCTTCGACCAGGCGCACCTCGCCCGCGAGGTGCGCAGCCTGACCGGGCAGACGCCCACCGAGCTGCTGGTCAATTTTGTACAAGACGCGCCTGTGAGCTCGGCCTAG
- the cobN gene encoding cobaltochelatase subunit CobN, translated as MPEPTVLLLSTSDTDLITARASGAGFRWANPSRVPEADLPELLDGVDLVIVRILGGYRAWQDGIDTVLASGVPTVVISGEQAPDADLMERSTVPAGIALQTHAYLAQGGTENLANLYAFLADTVLMTGFGFNPPVSVPEWGRLERPDSVNDGPTIAVLYYRAQHLAGNTSYIAALCDAINAAGARPLPLYCASLRSAPPELLETLKTADAMVVTVLAAGGAKPATVGAGGDDDAWNVEHLAALDVPILQGLCLTSPRATWDANDDGLSPLDVATQVAVPEFDGRIITVPFSFKEFDDEGLIAYVADAERCARVAGLAVKHARLRHIPNAEKKVALVFSAYPTKHARIGNAVGLDTPASAVAVLRAMRDAGYVIGDVPGVEAQDGDALIHALIERGGQDPDWLTEEQLAGNPIRVSAADYRRWFATLPQDFADAIVEHWGPPPGNLFVDRSQDPDGEIVIAAMQSGNIVIVVQPPRGFGENPVAIYHDPDLPPSHHYLAAYRWLDNSFSNSFHADAVVHLGKHGNLEWLPGKTLGMSASCGTDAALGDLPLVYPFLVNDPGEGTQAKRRAHAVLVDHLIPPMARAETYGDIARLEQLLDEHANISALDPGKLPAIRQQIWTLMRAAKMDHDLGLEDRPDEDVFDDMLLHVDGWLCEIKDVQIRDGLHILGDKPTGDGELDLVLAILRARQLFGGEQSVPGLREALGLKEDGSEQRVSVDEAEARARQLVADLQAAGWDPAAIDTDNTEVATVLRFAATEVVPRLAGTAHEIDQVLRALEGRFIAAGPSGSPLRGLVNVLPTGRNFYSVDPKAVPSKLAWETGVAMADSLLERYRADYGSWPQSVGLSVWGTSAMRTSGDDIAEVLALLGVRPIWDDASRRVVNVEPIALDELGRPRIDVTVRISGFFRDAFPHVVTMLDDAVQLVAGLDEPGEDNYIRAHSAADLDEHGDQRRATTRIFGSKPGTYGAGLLQLIDSRNWRDDNDLAQVYTAWGGFAYGRGLDGAEATEDMNRAYRRIAVAAKNTDTREHDIADSDDYFQYHGGMVATVRALTGTAPAAYIGDNTRPDAVRTRTLSEETTRVFRARVVNPRWMSAMRRHGYKGAFEMAATVDYLFGYDATAHVMSDWMYEQLTESYVLDPENRKFMDESNPWALHGMAERLLEAVERGMWAEPDPQTLDGLRQVLLETEGELEG; from the coding sequence GTGCCAGAACCGACTGTGCTGCTGCTCTCGACGTCCGACACCGACCTGATCACCGCGCGGGCCAGTGGCGCCGGGTTCCGCTGGGCCAACCCCTCCCGCGTGCCCGAGGCGGACCTGCCGGAGCTGCTCGACGGGGTGGATCTGGTGATCGTGCGCATCCTGGGCGGCTACCGGGCCTGGCAGGACGGCATCGACACCGTGCTGGCCAGCGGCGTGCCGACCGTGGTGATCAGCGGAGAGCAGGCGCCCGACGCCGACCTGATGGAGCGCTCCACGGTGCCCGCGGGCATTGCGCTGCAAACCCACGCCTACCTGGCCCAGGGCGGCACCGAGAACCTGGCGAACCTCTACGCGTTCCTGGCCGACACCGTGCTGATGACCGGTTTCGGCTTCAACCCGCCGGTCAGTGTCCCGGAATGGGGTCGCCTCGAGCGCCCGGACAGCGTGAACGACGGGCCCACCATCGCGGTGCTCTACTACCGCGCGCAGCATCTGGCGGGCAACACTTCCTACATCGCGGCGTTGTGTGATGCCATCAACGCCGCCGGCGCCCGGCCGCTGCCGCTGTACTGTGCGTCGCTGCGCAGCGCGCCCCCGGAACTGCTCGAGACGCTGAAGACCGCCGACGCCATGGTGGTGACGGTGCTCGCGGCCGGCGGCGCCAAGCCCGCGACGGTGGGTGCCGGCGGTGACGATGACGCCTGGAATGTCGAACACCTTGCCGCACTGGATGTTCCGATATTGCAGGGGCTGTGCCTGACCAGCCCGCGCGCCACCTGGGACGCCAACGACGACGGCCTGTCCCCGCTGGATGTCGCCACCCAGGTGGCGGTGCCCGAGTTCGACGGCCGCATCATCACGGTGCCGTTCTCGTTCAAGGAGTTCGACGACGAAGGTCTGATCGCGTATGTCGCCGACGCGGAACGCTGCGCCCGGGTGGCGGGCCTGGCGGTCAAGCACGCACGGCTGCGCCATATTCCGAACGCCGAGAAGAAGGTGGCCCTGGTCTTCTCGGCCTACCCCACCAAGCACGCCCGCATCGGCAACGCCGTCGGCCTGGACACCCCGGCCAGCGCCGTGGCCGTGCTGCGGGCCATGCGCGACGCCGGATACGTGATCGGTGACGTCCCGGGGGTCGAGGCGCAGGACGGCGACGCCCTGATCCACGCGCTGATCGAACGCGGCGGGCAGGACCCGGACTGGCTGACCGAAGAACAGTTGGCCGGCAACCCGATCCGGGTGTCCGCCGCTGATTACCGGCGGTGGTTTGCCACGCTGCCGCAGGACTTCGCCGACGCGATCGTCGAGCACTGGGGCCCGCCGCCGGGCAACCTCTTCGTGGACCGTAGCCAGGATCCGGACGGTGAGATCGTCATCGCCGCAATGCAATCCGGCAACATCGTCATCGTGGTGCAGCCGCCGCGGGGCTTCGGGGAGAACCCGGTGGCCATCTACCACGACCCCGACCTGCCGCCGAGTCATCACTATCTGGCTGCCTACCGCTGGCTGGACAACAGCTTCTCCAACTCGTTCCACGCCGACGCGGTGGTACACCTGGGCAAGCACGGCAACCTGGAGTGGTTGCCCGGCAAAACCCTCGGCATGTCCGCGAGCTGCGGCACCGACGCCGCTCTCGGTGACCTGCCGCTGGTCTACCCGTTCCTGGTCAACGACCCGGGGGAGGGCACCCAGGCCAAACGGCGGGCACACGCGGTGCTGGTGGACCACCTGATCCCGCCAATGGCCCGCGCCGAGACCTATGGCGACATCGCCCGACTGGAACAGCTTCTCGACGAGCACGCCAACATCTCCGCGCTGGATCCCGGCAAGCTGCCCGCCATCCGTCAGCAGATCTGGACATTGATGCGCGCGGCCAAGATGGACCATGATCTGGGCCTCGAAGACCGCCCCGACGAGGACGTCTTCGACGACATGCTGCTGCACGTCGACGGCTGGCTGTGCGAGATCAAGGACGTGCAGATCCGCGACGGCCTGCACATCCTCGGCGACAAGCCCACCGGCGACGGCGAACTCGACCTGGTACTGGCGATCCTGCGGGCCCGGCAGCTGTTCGGCGGCGAGCAGTCGGTGCCGGGGCTGCGAGAAGCGTTGGGCCTGAAGGAAGATGGCTCCGAGCAGCGGGTGAGCGTCGACGAGGCCGAGGCCCGGGCGCGGCAGCTCGTGGCCGACCTGCAGGCGGCGGGCTGGGATCCTGCGGCCATCGACACCGACAACACCGAGGTCGCGACGGTGCTGCGGTTCGCGGCCACCGAGGTGGTGCCGCGGCTGGCCGGCACCGCACACGAAATCGACCAGGTGCTGCGGGCACTCGAGGGCCGCTTCATCGCGGCCGGGCCGTCCGGGTCGCCGCTGCGGGGTCTGGTCAACGTGCTGCCCACCGGGCGCAACTTCTACTCCGTCGACCCCAAGGCGGTCCCGTCCAAGCTGGCCTGGGAAACCGGTGTGGCGATGGCGGATTCACTGCTGGAGCGCTACCGCGCCGACTACGGGTCCTGGCCGCAGTCGGTGGGGCTGTCGGTGTGGGGGACCTCGGCCATGCGCACCTCCGGCGACGACATCGCCGAGGTGCTGGCGCTCCTCGGGGTCCGCCCCATCTGGGACGACGCCTCCCGGCGCGTGGTCAACGTGGAACCGATCGCTCTCGACGAACTCGGCCGCCCCCGCATCGACGTCACCGTCCGCATCTCCGGCTTCTTCCGCGACGCGTTCCCGCACGTGGTCACCATGCTCGACGACGCCGTGCAGCTGGTCGCCGGGCTCGATGAGCCGGGCGAGGACAACTACATCCGGGCGCACTCGGCCGCGGACCTCGACGAACACGGTGACCAGAGGCGCGCCACCACACGCATTTTCGGCTCCAAACCGGGCACCTACGGGGCCGGGCTGCTGCAGCTGATCGACAGCCGCAACTGGCGCGACGACAACGACTTGGCCCAGGTGTACACCGCCTGGGGTGGTTTCGCCTACGGCCGGGGTCTCGACGGCGCGGAAGCCACCGAGGACATGAACCGCGCGTACCGGCGGATCGCGGTGGCCGCCAAGAACACCGACACCCGTGAGCACGACATCGCCGACTCCGACGACTACTTCCAGTACCACGGCGGCATGGTCGCCACGGTGCGGGCACTCACCGGCACGGCTCCGGCGGCCTACATCGGCGACAACACCCGACCCGACGCGGTGCGCACCCGCACCCTGAGCGAGGAGACCACCCGGGTGTTCCGCGCCCGGGTGGTCAACCCGCGCTGGATGTCGGCGATGCGCCGGCACGGCTACAAGGGTGCCTTCGAGATGGCGGCCACCGTCGACTACCTGTTCGGCTATGACGCCACCGCGCACGTCATGTCGGACTGGATGTACGAGCAGCTCACCGAGAGCTACGTGCTGGACCCCGAGAACCGGAAGTTCATGGACGAGTCCAATCCCTGGGCGCTGCACGGGATGGCCGAGCGGCTGCTCGAAGCCGTCGAACGCGGGATGTGGGCCGAACCGGATCCGCAGACTCTCGACGGGTTGCGCCAGGTACTCCTGGAGACCGAGGGCGAGCTGGAAGGCTAG
- a CDS encoding FxsA family protein, with protein MVKRFFLLYVLVEMAVIVALTATIGFGWTLIALIGTFVLGLLLAGSQARRQLVKLQQGMKDPHGAVTDSALVALGSVLVFVPGLVTTVVGLLMLAPPTRAAMRPLAGLVAAKGLSRRVTVVNLGGGVPPRGRGQYIDGEVVDVHDDVPVDRPLEAKPD; from the coding sequence ATGGTGAAGCGGTTCTTCCTGCTGTACGTCCTGGTCGAAATGGCGGTCATCGTCGCGTTGACGGCGACCATCGGTTTCGGCTGGACCCTCATCGCGCTGATCGGCACCTTCGTGCTGGGTCTGCTGCTGGCCGGCTCACAGGCACGCCGTCAGCTCGTCAAACTGCAGCAAGGCATGAAGGACCCCCACGGTGCCGTCACCGACAGTGCCCTGGTGGCGCTGGGTTCGGTGCTGGTGTTCGTCCCCGGCCTGGTCACCACCGTGGTGGGCCTGCTGATGCTGGCTCCGCCCACCCGGGCCGCCATGCGCCCGCTGGCCGGGCTGGTGGCCGCCAAGGGGCTGTCCCGCCGCGTCACCGTCGTCAACCTGGGCGGCGGGGTGCCACCCCGCGGGCGCGGGCAGTACATCGACGGCGAGGTTGTCGATGTTCATGATGACGTCCCGGTTGACCGCCCCCTGGAGGCCAAGCCCGACTAG
- a CDS encoding VOC family protein, whose amino-acid sequence MELNGAVPIVPYVDPRAAISWLEKAFDATPTLVVPPEPDQPLAHAEVAVGTGVVMIDDAERTDSPFALPGPVVLYVVVDDPDLLHARAEAAGAEIIMPLTDQDYGSREFAARDPHGNVWSFGTYRPSSAG is encoded by the coding sequence ATGGAACTCAACGGCGCTGTCCCGATCGTCCCCTACGTCGACCCGCGTGCGGCCATCAGTTGGCTGGAGAAGGCGTTCGACGCCACGCCCACTCTGGTGGTACCGCCGGAGCCCGATCAACCCCTGGCGCACGCAGAGGTCGCGGTGGGCACCGGAGTGGTCATGATCGACGACGCCGAGCGCACCGACAGTCCGTTCGCCCTGCCCGGGCCGGTGGTGCTGTACGTGGTGGTCGACGATCCAGATCTCCTGCACGCCCGCGCCGAGGCCGCCGGAGCCGAGATCATCATGCCGCTGACCGATCAGGACTACGGCTCGCGTGAGTTCGCCGCCCGCGATCCGCACGGCAACGTCTGGAGCTTCGGGACGTATCGGCCCAGTTCAGCGGGGTGA